One window from the genome of Montipora foliosa isolate CH-2021 chromosome 5, ASM3666993v2, whole genome shotgun sequence encodes:
- the LOC138002568 gene encoding uncharacterized protein has translation MNTDTTASSGVNYNNLTYIKCNNDRLASNKQCSFRLLNCRSVCNKTDTIKDFVVDNDIDILAITETWLRPSNLDSLTIGDLTPTGYQFQPCDVARDTRGGGVGLLHKSSLNFHKDSVDSIGKFQSFEAADMKLHWRSTAMHILIIYRPPSSNCILFLSEFGSLLEHYITTPGALMITGDFSLHVDNKSDPTCINFLQLLESFNLRQHVREPTHRSGHTLDLIITREDENIIGPVSVTESIISDHDIVKCSLNLLKPTLMKRCISSRKIKSIDIERLKSDICDSLGPNTDISIDVNDLVSRYCSELTSIMDIHAPLKKCHVVIRPAAPWYNDEIKDAKRLRRRPERRWRRSRDPVDHSNFVK, from the coding sequence ATGAACACTGACACTACTGCCTCTTCTGGAGTGAATTATAATAACCTGACTTACATCAAATGCAATAATGATAGATTGGCCAGCAATAAACAATGTTCATTTCGTCTTCTTAATTGCCGATCTGTTTGTAATAAAACAGATACCATCAAGGATTTTGTAGTGGACAATGACATTGATATCTTAGCTATCACGGAAACCTGGCTACGCCCAAGTAATTTAGATTCACTTACTATTGGTGATCTCACTCCTACTGGCTATCAATTTCAACCATGTGATGTCGCTAGAGATACTCGTGGTGGTGGAGTTGGGCTCCTTCATAAAAGCTCTCTGAATTTTCATAAGGATTCAGTCGATTCTATTGGTAAGTTTCAGTCATTTGAAGCAGCGGACATGAAACTACATTGGCGTTCTACTGCTATGCACATTTTAATCATCTATCGTCCACCTTCATCAAACTGCATTCTGTTTTTGAGTGAATTTGGCAGTCTACTCGAACATTACATCACGACTCCTGGTGCGTTGATGATAACTggtgatttcagtttacatgtaGACAACAAATCTGATCCTACTTGCATCAATTTTCTTCAACTTCTGGAATCTTTTAACTTAAGGCAACATGTTCGTGAGCCTACTCATCGTTCTGGCCATACTCTCGACCTTATAATTACTAGAGAAGATGAGAATATAATAGGCCCTGTTTCCGTGACAGAGTCAATTATATCGGATCACGATATCGTCAAGTGTAGTCTCAATCTCTTGAAACCAACCTTAATGAAAAGATGTATCTCTTCAcgtaaaattaaatcaattgacATTGAACGACTTAAATCAGACATTTGCGATTCGCTTGGCCCTAACACTGATATTTCCATcgatgtgaatgatcttgtttctAGATATTGCTCAGAGTTAACAAGTATTATGGATATCCATGCTCCATTAAAGAAATGTCATGTCGTCATCAGACCTGCAGCGCCATGGTACAATGATGAAATCAAGGATGCAAAGAGATTAAGGCGACGGCCTGAGAGACGATGGCGTCGATCACGTGACCCTGTTGACCATAGCAACTTTGTAAAGTAA